GGCGCCGCGTCAGACGGTCCTGGCGTCCGCGGCCGGTCCTCGTGCGTCGTGTCTGCCCTGGATTCGAATCCCATGACAACACTTTAAAGGTTGCGCAATCTTTGAAGTACGGTGCCGGGGGTCCGGAAGTGCGACACTTCTGGCGCCCCGGCACCGCGCGCTTCAGGACGTGGCGCGCTCGGCCAGCCCCAGCGCGTACTCCGGCCACCAGGTGCCCGCCTCCGGTCCGCCCCGGCAGGTGCCGTCCGACTCGCCGGGCCGCTTGATCCACAGGTAGGCGTCGAGGCGGTCGTCACGGGTGTCGGTGGTCGGGGGTGTGCCGAGCGCCCGGCCCGGCGGGTTGCACCAGGCCTCGGCGCGGTCGCCGGTGAGCGGGCCGCCGCCGTTGCGGCTGGTGTCGATCACGTAGTGCGCGTTCCCGACGGCGTCGGAGAGGAGGGCCCCGTACTCCTTCACGCTCGCGTTCGACTGGAAGTTGGAGACGTTCAGCGAGAAGCCGTCGGCCCGGTCGATCCCGGCCCGCCGCAGCGGTTCGGCGATCTTGGAAGGTTCCTTGATCCAGTCCGGGTTGCCCGCGTCCAGGTAGACCTTGGTCCGGGCGTTGGCCTTGAGGGTGTCCACGGCCTCGGAGAGCAGCTGGTAGCGCTCGGCGTGGTGCTGGGGCGGGGTGCAGCCGTCGGCGATGTGGGGGAGCGCGTCGGGCTCCAGGATCACGGTGGCCGGGGCGTCCCCGATGGCCTCGGCGAACTCCCCGAGCCAGGACCGGTAGGCGTCCGCGTCCTTGGCGCCGCCCGCGGAGTAGAGCCCGCAGTCGCGGTGGGGGATGTTGTACGCGACGAGCAGGACGCTCCTCTTGGTCTCGGCCGCGGCCCTCGCGGCGGCCACGATCTCGGGCCCGGGCGCGTCCCAGGCGGGCCAGAGCGCCACCGGCCGGTCGGCGATCCGCCGCAGTGCCTTCGCGTCGCCCTCCCGGCCCTGCCGGTCCCAGGCGCGCACCTGACGGGCCGCGTCGCTGTCCGGGTCGACCCAGTACGGGGAGGCCGCGCTCGGCGCCGGTTCGCCGCGTACGGGGTCGGCATCGGCGGCCGACGGGCTCGCGCCGCCCGGTGCGGAGCAGCCCGCCGTGAGGACGGCCGCGAGAGCGGCGGCGGCCAGGCCGGGGGGAACCTTCAAGGCCCGGAAGACTCGGTGGACGGTGCTGCGGCCGGACATCCAGCCCCCTCGGACGACGGTGGCTCACGGATACGGGATACGGATGCGTGTGACGGGACACGCGGTGACGCGATATGCGGTGACCGGGTATGCGTACGGGCGGCTTTCGGGGCGCCTGAGCGCACACAGGGAAACGCCAGCAATCGTGACATAGTGGTCACCGAGAGTGGTGCCGCCACACCATCCGTCACCGGGCACCGCTCAGGTGGACGCGGCCAGCGCGATCCCCAGCGCCGTCCGCTCGTACAGCACCTGGTGTCCGTACCGCCGCGACGTCAGCAGCCCCGCCCCGCGCAGCACCGACAGATGCGCCGATACGGAGGAGGGGGCGAGGCCGAGCCGGTGGGCCAGGGTGCTCGTCCCGGCCGGTTCGTCCAGCGTGCACAGCACATCCGCCCGGACCCGGCCCAGCAGCCTCGCCAGGGCGTCAGGGGTCCGCTCGCCGGCCGCGCTCCACAGCCCGCCGATCCCGCGCGCCGGGTAGATCAGCCCGGGCTGCCACGGCTCCTGGTGGCCGCCCACCACCTCGGGCCAGACGAAGACGCTCGGCATCAGCA
This DNA window, taken from Streptomyces griseus subsp. griseus, encodes the following:
- a CDS encoding glycoside hydrolase family 6 protein, translating into MSGRSTVHRVFRALKVPPGLAAAALAAVLTAGCSAPGGASPSAADADPVRGEPAPSAASPYWVDPDSDAARQVRAWDRQGREGDAKALRRIADRPVALWPAWDAPGPEIVAAARAAAETKRSVLLVAYNIPHRDCGLYSAGGAKDADAYRSWLGEFAEAIGDAPATVILEPDALPHIADGCTPPQHHAERYQLLSEAVDTLKANARTKVYLDAGNPDWIKEPSKIAEPLRRAGIDRADGFSLNVSNFQSNASVKEYGALLSDAVGNAHYVIDTSRNGGGPLTGDRAEAWCNPPGRALGTPPTTDTRDDRLDAYLWIKRPGESDGTCRGGPEAGTWWPEYALGLAERATS